The Sorangiineae bacterium MSr11367 genome window below encodes:
- a CDS encoding CPBP family intramembrane metalloprotease produces the protein MANSFFLTGERRLRLGFRLALALAAFFLAALFAAGARTGLRAVGTPPAVAMLLAASLWIGAHLGLTILLRHRVDRRPWGGMALPPLANGRTPLLIGLAFGTALLFLVAGIQLGAGWIELTRSGESGMAAGVAAGLAGSIAVGFSEELLFRGYILQNLGEEMPFWAATLVAGVAFAVLHMFVGGFGLGFILSAVTMGAFFSITRILSGSLWFAIGTHAAWDWAQAYLVGLGAVNHPAQDHSLLHVTQHGPTWMVGEAPSIEGGLLFTLIFLAATAGACAYASLRRRQLGWHAPLRAEGQGNVVERAAFTDPA, from the coding sequence ATGGCAAATTCATTTTTCTTGACGGGAGAACGCCGCCTCCGGCTTGGATTTCGTCTCGCACTCGCGCTCGCGGCCTTCTTCCTCGCTGCGCTTTTCGCCGCTGGCGCAAGGACCGGCTTGCGCGCAGTCGGTACCCCTCCCGCCGTCGCAATGTTGCTGGCCGCATCCCTCTGGATCGGCGCCCATCTGGGGCTCACGATCCTACTTCGGCATCGTGTCGATCGCCGGCCATGGGGTGGAATGGCCTTGCCGCCGCTCGCGAACGGGAGAACGCCGCTTCTCATTGGACTCGCCTTCGGCACGGCGCTGCTCTTCCTGGTCGCCGGCATCCAGCTCGGCGCGGGGTGGATCGAGCTCACGCGCTCGGGCGAATCGGGCATGGCCGCCGGCGTGGCCGCCGGCCTCGCCGGATCCATCGCCGTCGGCTTCAGCGAAGAACTTCTCTTTCGCGGATACATCTTGCAGAACCTGGGCGAGGAAATGCCTTTCTGGGCTGCAACCCTCGTCGCGGGCGTCGCGTTCGCGGTGCTGCACATGTTCGTCGGCGGCTTCGGGCTCGGATTCATTCTGAGTGCCGTCACCATGGGCGCGTTCTTCAGCATCACGCGCATTCTGTCAGGTTCGCTGTGGTTCGCGATTGGCACGCATGCGGCGTGGGATTGGGCGCAGGCCTATCTCGTCGGTTTGGGCGCCGTGAACCATCCCGCGCAAGACCATTCCCTGCTTCACGTCACCCAACACGGCCCAACATGGATGGTGGGCGAGGCGCCATCCATCGAAGGAGGCCTGCTGTTCACCCTGATCTTCCTGGCGGCGACGGCGGGCGCATGCGCCTACGCTTCCCTCCGGCGCAGGCAACTGGGATGGCACGCCCCCCTTCGCGCCGAGGGCCAGGGTAACGTCGTCGAGCGCGCAGCTTTCACGGATCCGGCTTAG
- a CDS encoding ATP-binding protein produces MKLPHDARISLTAFLGALPGAAVALAFLAWSPASVDLRIALALLIVVAWVGAALAVRARVMRPLRTMTNLVEAIRVGDFSLRGTGARGGNPLGELMLEINALGDNLREGRLAALEADALVRIVLEQVDVAIFAFDGANQLRLVNRAGALLLGAATEELLGRSATKLGIAHWLRAPNASRIEEPRSGGTWQIRKSVFRRGGIPHELLVLTDVKRVVREEERQAFERLVRVLSHEINNSLAPIQSIAHSQRALLARAPRPADWEDDVASGLEVIARRAEGLGRFLTAYAQMAQLPPPRRDPVDVAALVQRVAELETRLPLRIARGPDVTIAGDADQLEQLLINLVRNAVDAAAETRGEVAIRWDLDEVHVILAIADDGRGLASNANLFVPFFTTKRGGTGIGLALSRQIAEAHGGELTLTNRTDATGCIARLHLPRGQAEGFNRE; encoded by the coding sequence GTGAAGCTCCCGCACGACGCACGCATCTCGCTCACGGCATTTCTGGGCGCGCTTCCAGGGGCGGCCGTCGCACTCGCCTTTCTGGCGTGGAGCCCCGCGTCCGTCGACCTGCGCATCGCCTTGGCGCTCCTCATCGTCGTCGCGTGGGTGGGGGCTGCACTCGCCGTGCGCGCGCGTGTGATGCGACCGCTGCGGACCATGACCAATCTGGTCGAGGCCATCCGCGTCGGAGACTTCTCCCTGCGCGGCACGGGTGCGCGCGGGGGCAATCCGCTGGGTGAACTCATGCTCGAGATCAATGCGCTCGGCGACAACCTGCGCGAGGGGCGCTTGGCCGCGCTCGAGGCGGACGCGCTGGTCCGCATCGTCCTCGAGCAGGTGGACGTGGCCATCTTCGCCTTCGACGGCGCGAACCAATTGCGCCTCGTCAACCGCGCTGGCGCGCTCCTACTGGGTGCCGCGACCGAGGAGCTGCTCGGGCGCTCCGCGACGAAACTCGGCATCGCGCACTGGCTGCGCGCACCGAACGCCTCCCGCATCGAGGAGCCGCGCTCGGGCGGTACCTGGCAGATCCGCAAGAGCGTCTTTCGGCGCGGCGGCATTCCGCACGAGCTCCTGGTCCTCACCGATGTGAAACGTGTCGTGCGCGAGGAGGAACGCCAGGCCTTCGAGCGGCTCGTGCGCGTCTTGAGCCACGAGATCAACAATTCGCTGGCGCCCATTCAGTCGATTGCCCACAGCCAGCGCGCCCTTCTCGCCCGCGCACCGCGGCCGGCCGACTGGGAAGACGACGTCGCGAGCGGCCTCGAGGTCATCGCGCGCCGGGCGGAAGGCCTCGGGCGATTCCTGACGGCGTACGCGCAGATGGCCCAGCTTCCCCCGCCGCGGCGCGATCCCGTCGATGTCGCCGCGCTCGTGCAGCGCGTGGCGGAGCTGGAGACCCGCCTGCCCTTGCGCATCGCGCGCGGGCCGGACGTGACCATCGCGGGAGACGCCGATCAGCTCGAGCAGCTTCTCATCAACCTGGTTCGCAACGCCGTGGACGCCGCGGCGGAGACGCGCGGCGAGGTCGCCATCCGCTGGGATCTCGACGAGGTGCACGTCATCCTCGCGATCGCCGACGACGGCCGCGGCCTGGCCAGCAACGCGAATCTCTTCGTACCATTCTTTACGACAAAGCGCGGCGGCACGGGCATCGGCCTCGCACTGTCGCGCCAGATCGCAGAGGCGCACGGCGGAGAGCTCACCCTGACGAATCGCACGGACGCCACGGGATGCATCGCGCGACTGCATCTGCCACGCGGCCAGGCGGAGGGGTTCAATCGGGAATGA
- a CDS encoding glycoside hydrolase family 32 protein, protein MQRVLTFLAVIACIGISRFASGQAAPGYYDETYRPQYHFSAETSWINDPNGLVHYQGEYHLFYQYHPLGIAWGPMHWGHAVSPDMVQWTHLPIALYPDALGDIWSGSAVVDENNTSGFFTHTGGSGLVALFTHANAPQHPQQQSVAYSTDRGRTWTKYPGNPVIPNPGVADFRDPKVFWHAPTARWVMVVAGGQLRIYSSPNLTNWTLESIAPTIDTECPDLFELAVDGGATKKWVLSKSGREYLVGRFDGRTFTPEGGPYPVDYGPDFYAAQSWSHMPDGRRVWIGWMRGDAGSKQTVFMGRMSLPRELTLRTFPEGVRMVQAPIAELQGHRAAGTARGTTILRSGTRTVSGLGGDSFEIRAEFQANASTASEFGLRVRMGNGQYTTVGYRRTAARLFVDKDHGGGGYTGVHEAPLVPDGNGRIVMHLYVDRSSLEVFGNDGKVTLTELSYPDRDSVGLELYSVGGDATLNALQFFRMKKVWGPSPFITGLSGWRDVKGDWGDTMYGRQGRSGGDGFSLSSTTGGDFTYEGNIRVLGGYAGALVFRSDSEGANAYIANIDVGNQGVKLFKLVRGAFTDLGWFPTALQYNTTYHLKVVARGANIKVYLGNNLVHDLNDSSHTSGYFGLNVFNGTAAVQNVVTAP, encoded by the coding sequence ATGCAAAGGGTGCTGACGTTCCTCGCCGTCATCGCGTGCATCGGAATATCCCGTTTTGCGTCCGGACAGGCTGCGCCGGGCTATTACGACGAGACGTACCGCCCGCAATACCATTTTTCGGCGGAGACGAGTTGGATCAATGATCCGAATGGGCTCGTCCACTACCAGGGTGAATACCACCTGTTCTACCAGTACCACCCGCTTGGCATCGCGTGGGGGCCCATGCACTGGGGACATGCGGTCAGTCCGGACATGGTCCAATGGACGCATCTTCCGATTGCGCTTTATCCGGATGCGCTGGGCGACATCTGGTCGGGCAGCGCCGTGGTGGACGAGAACAACACGAGCGGCTTTTTCACCCACACCGGGGGAAGTGGCTTGGTGGCGCTCTTCACGCACGCCAACGCCCCACAGCACCCGCAACAGCAAAGCGTCGCCTACAGCACCGATCGAGGGCGCACCTGGACCAAGTATCCCGGCAACCCGGTCATTCCGAACCCCGGCGTCGCTGATTTTCGCGATCCCAAAGTCTTCTGGCACGCACCCACGGCCCGATGGGTCATGGTCGTCGCCGGCGGGCAGCTTCGCATCTACTCGTCCCCCAACCTCACGAACTGGACGCTCGAGAGCATCGCGCCAACGATCGACACCGAGTGTCCAGACTTGTTCGAATTGGCCGTCGATGGCGGCGCGACGAAGAAATGGGTGCTCTCCAAGAGCGGGCGCGAGTACCTCGTCGGGCGCTTCGATGGGAGAACCTTCACGCCGGAGGGCGGCCCCTACCCGGTGGACTACGGGCCCGATTTCTACGCGGCCCAATCGTGGAGCCATATGCCGGACGGGCGCCGGGTGTGGATCGGCTGGATGCGCGGAGACGCCGGCTCGAAGCAGACGGTGTTCATGGGGAGGATGAGCCTACCTCGTGAGCTCACCCTTCGAACCTTCCCGGAGGGCGTCCGCATGGTTCAAGCCCCGATCGCGGAGCTCCAAGGCCATCGTGCCGCGGGGACCGCCCGGGGCACGACCATCCTGCGTTCCGGCACGCGCACGGTATCCGGCCTCGGTGGCGATTCGTTCGAGATCCGGGCGGAGTTCCAAGCCAATGCGAGCACCGCGTCCGAGTTCGGGCTGCGGGTGCGCATGGGCAACGGGCAATACACCACCGTCGGATACCGTCGGACGGCCGCACGCCTCTTCGTCGACAAAGACCACGGCGGGGGCGGATACACGGGTGTTCACGAGGCCCCCCTGGTCCCCGACGGCAATGGCCGAATCGTCATGCATCTCTACGTGGACCGATCGTCTCTCGAAGTCTTCGGCAACGACGGCAAGGTCACCCTGACGGAGTTGAGCTATCCCGATCGCGACAGCGTCGGGCTCGAGCTCTATTCCGTCGGCGGTGACGCGACGTTGAACGCGCTCCAATTTTTTCGAATGAAAAAGGTATGGGGGCCCAGTCCATTCATCACGGGCCTCTCCGGCTGGAGGGACGTCAAGGGCGATTGGGGCGACACGATGTACGGCCGGCAAGGCCGCTCTGGCGGCGATGGCTTCAGCCTTTCTTCGACCACGGGCGGCGATTTCACCTACGAAGGCAACATTCGCGTGTTGGGCGGCTACGCCGGGGCCCTGGTGTTCCGTTCCGACAGCGAGGGCGCGAACGCCTACATTGCCAACATCGATGTTGGCAACCAGGGCGTGAAGCTCTTCAAGTTGGTCCGCGGCGCATTCACCGATTTGGGCTGGTTCCCCACCGCGCTCCAGTACAACACAACGTACCACCTCAAGGTGGTCGCCCGCGGCGCCAACATCAAAGTATACCTCGGCAACAACTTGGTCCATGACCTGAACGATTCGTCCCACACCAGCGGCTACTTCGGTCTCAACGTCTTCAACGGCACCGCCGCCGTGCAGAACGTCGTGACGGCACCTTGA
- a CDS encoding polysaccharide lyase 6 family protein, whose amino-acid sequence MSQSLRGEGLLVPVVALVGSLAFASGCAAESSGEDGSPLDTGVTSSDSTRESAARVIPVSSIAKLQAALDAAAPGDRIELANGSYTLSSPIRFSRSGTATQPITVAAQNVGGAELTGSALFEFGTLSYVTISGFRVTTSAPVSISSKTNHVRFSRNTVQISGSTKNWLTVTANDTEVDHNTFQNKSTEGVFLQISGLTDDMAKGVKVHHNYFYNHTFGGTNGGESIRLGLSDRQHVSAGATVEHNLLEKANGDSEAISVKSSDNVVRYNTLRNSKGSIVLRHGNRNRVEGNIELGGSSGIRLYENDHVIVNNLIQGGSGQIIVGSGELKDDTASGTEHARVDRALIAFNTVVGSGILLDIGPGNDPYGPDDCTFANNILQGSGSGSLVRVGKASNLHWQGNILWGGSAGGASGYRLVNPQLEADANGLYRLASGTGPAVGTAQGSYSQVTLDFDLQPRSGAMDVGADEFVEGGSSRRPLTTADVGPSAP is encoded by the coding sequence ATGAGCCAATCGCTTCGAGGTGAAGGTCTCCTCGTTCCCGTCGTCGCGCTGGTTGGAAGCCTCGCGTTCGCATCGGGGTGTGCGGCGGAGTCGTCTGGTGAAGATGGCTCGCCGCTTGACACCGGTGTCACGTCATCCGATTCAACCAGGGAAAGCGCGGCTCGCGTGATCCCGGTTTCCTCGATTGCCAAGTTGCAGGCTGCGCTCGATGCGGCCGCGCCCGGGGATCGGATCGAGCTGGCCAACGGTAGCTACACGCTGAGTTCTCCGATTCGGTTCTCCCGATCCGGCACGGCGACCCAACCGATTACCGTGGCCGCACAGAACGTCGGGGGGGCGGAGCTCACAGGGTCGGCGTTGTTCGAGTTCGGCACGTTGAGCTATGTGACCATCTCCGGATTTCGAGTCACCACGTCAGCGCCGGTGAGCATTTCGTCGAAGACAAACCACGTCCGATTCAGTCGCAACACCGTCCAAATTTCCGGGTCGACGAAGAATTGGCTGACGGTGACGGCAAACGACACCGAGGTGGATCACAACACCTTTCAAAACAAGTCGACCGAGGGGGTGTTTCTTCAGATCAGCGGACTCACGGACGACATGGCCAAGGGGGTAAAGGTCCACCACAACTACTTCTACAATCACACGTTCGGCGGTACGAACGGCGGAGAGTCGATCCGACTCGGGCTCAGCGATCGGCAGCACGTGTCGGCCGGCGCAACGGTGGAACACAACCTTCTCGAGAAGGCCAATGGCGACAGCGAGGCCATCTCGGTGAAGTCGTCGGACAACGTCGTTCGCTACAATACGCTTCGCAACAGCAAGGGATCCATCGTGCTCCGGCATGGGAATCGCAATCGGGTGGAAGGGAATATCGAGTTAGGGGGAAGCTCGGGGATCCGCCTCTACGAAAACGATCATGTCATCGTCAACAACCTGATCCAGGGTGGCAGCGGGCAGATCATCGTGGGCTCGGGGGAGTTGAAAGACGACACGGCCAGTGGCACGGAACACGCGAGGGTGGACCGGGCGTTGATTGCCTTCAACACCGTAGTCGGCTCGGGGATCCTGTTGGATATCGGACCTGGGAATGATCCGTATGGTCCCGACGACTGCACCTTTGCGAACAACATTCTTCAAGGCAGCGGGTCGGGCAGTTTGGTCCGTGTTGGCAAGGCCTCCAACCTGCACTGGCAGGGGAACATCCTATGGGGCGGCAGCGCGGGCGGTGCCAGTGGATACCGTCTGGTGAACCCCCAGCTCGAGGCCGATGCCAATGGGCTTTACCGGCTTGCCTCCGGCACGGGGCCGGCCGTCGGCACGGCGCAAGGATCGTACTCCCAGGTTACCTTGGACTTCGATCTCCAACCGCGGTCGGGCGCCATGGACGTGGGCGCGGACGAATTCGTCGAGGGCGGAAGCAGCCGGCGTCCACTGACCACGGCCGACGTCGGTCCGTCCGCACCCTAG